In Silene latifolia isolate original U9 population chromosome X, ASM4854445v1, whole genome shotgun sequence, the following proteins share a genomic window:
- the LOC141618904 gene encoding uncharacterized protein LOC141618904, whose translation MRNMIPTDPSQILSLQTRIQDGDLVVVYERHDQMKPIKVTEGAVLQNRFGVFKHSDWIGKPFGCKVFSNKKGFVYLLAPTPELWTLVLSHRTQILYIADISFLIMYLEIVPGCLVLESGTGSGSLTTSLARAVAPMGHVYTFDFHEQRAASAREDFEKTGVNSLITVGVRDIQGEGFPDEFVGKADSAFLDLPQPWLAIPSVGKMLKPDGVLCSFSPCIEQVQRSCENLRTNFTDIRTFEVLLRTYEIKEVISESSQGDENVSFKSPPCKKRQHSTEKSSAINASATTTVMAKPCAETRGHTGYLTFARRNCFS comes from the exons ATGAGGAACATGATACCAACTGATCCTTCGCAAATCCTTTCTCTTCAAACCCGGATTCAAGATGGGGACCTAGTGGTAGTATACGAGCGACATGACCAAATGAAGCCCATCAAGGTAACTGAGGGTGCTGTGCTTCAAAACCGATTTGGAGTGTTCAAGCATTCGGATTGGATTGGAAAGCCATTTGGGTGTAAAGTATTCAGCAACAAGAAGGGGTTTGTTTACCTTTTAGCACCAACGCCAGAGCTGTGGACCTTGGTGCTAAGTCATAGGACCCAGATTTTGTACATTGCTGACATTAGCTTTCTTATTATGTACTTGGAGATAGTCCCTGGATGCTTGGTTTTGGAGTCTGGTACTGGTAGTGGGTCACTCACCACTTCACTTGCAAGGGCTGTTGCTCCGATGGGTCATGTCTACACTTTCGATTTTCATGAGCAGAGGGCTGCTTCAGCTAG GGAGGATTTTGAAAAGACAGGTGTGAACAGCTTAATTACAGTTGGGGTTCGGGATATTCAGGGCGAGGGATTTCCTGATGAATTTGTCGGCAAGGCAGATTCTGCGTTCTTGGACTTGCCTCAGCCTTGGCTTGCTATCCCTTCAGTTGGAAAAATGCTGAAACCAGATGGGGTTTTGTGCTCATTCTCGCCCTGCATTGAGCAGGTTCAGCGCTCATGTGAAAATCTTAGAACGAACTTTACAG ATATAAGAACATTCGAGGTTCTCTTGAGAACTTATGAAATAAAAGAAGTGATATCCGAGTCAAGCCAAGGAGATGAGAATGTCAGCTTCAAATCCCCACCTTGCAAAAAAAGACAGCATTCAACTGAGAAAAGCAGTGCAATAAACGCTTCTGCTACTACAACAGTGATGGCTAAGCCATGTGCCGAAACAAGAGGTCACACTGGTTATTTGACATTTGCAAGACGGAATTGTTTTTCATGA
- the LOC141618902 gene encoding poly(ADP-ribose) glycohydrolase 1-like, which yields MENREDLRSILNYLPLKLQSSTLVWPTPVIEALEALSKGPSHSRVDSGEVFFLAIADIRNSLSLSSHHLASSVSDGFTLFFDEFLSRAEAAKWFQEVVPVMANLLLRLPTLLESHYQYSDIIIVGVETGLRLLDSQQAGIVFLSQELIAALLTCSLFCLFPNANRGANHLPKINFDYLFAILYESYHESHENKIKCLIHYFERISSCTPVGFVSFERKVLSLEPNLPCVCYPDTNVWSKSRVSLCPFEVCSSGLIEDQLKGALEVDFANMNLGGGALSRGCVQEEIRFMINPELIAGILFLPSMSDNEAIEIVGAERFSNYTGYASTFRYSGDHVDRREVDSLGRRMTRIVAIDALSRPGKRQYKLDYVLREVNKAFCGFLDTSKYPQYQMLLEHNDSHEDQLRNDYMDACDSSETRPAGVEDCTTSSEIHEDRYNNPTKTNPGMADNMEVDQTDVGIVTGNWGCGAFGGDPEVKTVIQWLAASQALRPFIAYHTFELKELEKLDQVCAWILAHKWTVGDLWTMLVDYCNKREKGETKLGFISWLVPTLSR from the exons ATGGAGAATAGAGAAGATTTGAGATCAATACTAAATTATCTTCCATTAAAGCTACAATCATCAACCCTAGTTTGGCCTACCCCTGTAATCGAAGCTCTTGAAGCCCTTTCCAAAGGTCCGAGTCACAGCCGAGTTGACTCGGGCGAAGTGTTCTTCCTCGCGATTGCTGACATTAGGAACTCCCTTTCCTTGTCTTCTCATCACTTGGCGTCGTCTGTTTCTGACGGTTTTACGCTTTTCTTCGACGAG TTTTTGTCTAGGGCTGAAGCAGCTAAATGGTTTCAGGAGGTTGTTCCCGTGATGGCAAACTTGTTATTAAGACTGCCTACACTGTTGGAATCTCACTATCAATATTCGGACATAATCATTGTTGGGGTTGAAACTGGTCTGCGGTTGTTAGATTCACAACAAGCAGGCATTGTTTTCCTCAGCCAG GAGCTTATTGCTGCTCTGCTGACATGTTCCTTATTTTGCTTATTCCCGAATGCTAATAGAGGTGCCAATCATCTACCAAAGATCAACTTTGATTACTTATTTGC GATCCTTTATGAAAGCTATCATGAAAGCCACGAAAACAAAATCAAGTGCCTAATACATTACTTTGAGAGAATTAGTTCGTGTACACCAGTGGGGTTCGTTTCTTTTGAGAGAAAAGTTCTTTCTCTGGAGCCTAATTTGCCTTGTGTTTGCTACCCTGACACAAATGTCTGGTCAAAATCCCGAGTCTCCCTCTGCCCTTTTGAG GTCTGCTCATCAGGATTAATAGAGGACCAGTTGAAAGGGGCTTTGGAAGTTGATTTTGCAAACATGAATCTTGGAGGAGGTGCTCTGTCTAGAGGGTGTGTTCAG GAGGAAATCCGTTTCATGATCAACCCTGAACTGATTGCTGGCATACTTTTTTTACCTTCCATGTCAGACAATGAGGCAATTGAAATTGTTGGTGCAGAGCGGTTCTCAAATTATACTGG GTATGCCTCGACATTTCGATATTCCGGCGATCATGTGGACAGAAGGGAAGTAGATTCTTTGGGGAGACGTATGACAAGGATTGTGGCCATAGATGCATTGTCCCGTCCAGGGAAGAGACAGTACAAACTTGACTATGTATTGAG GGAGGTTAACAAGGCATTTTGTGGTTTCTTGGATACATCCAAGTACCCACAGTATCAGATGCTGTTGGAACATAATGATTCTCATGAAGACCAGTTAAGGAATGATTATATGGATGCTTGCGACAGCTCTGAGACTCGGCCAGCA GGGGTTGAAGACTGTACAACCTCTTCAGAAATTCACGAAGACAGATATAATAATCCAACAAAAACTAACCCAGGAATGGCTGATAATATGGAAGTCGACCAAACTGATGTTGGCATTGTGACCGGTAATTGGGGTTGTGGTGCTTTTGGCGGAGATCCGGAAGTGAAAACTGTGATACAGTGGCTGGCTGCATCTCAG GCCTTGAGACCTTTCATTGCATATCATACATTTGAATTGAAGGAATTGGAAAAGTTGGACCAG GTGTGTGCATGGATTTTGGCGCATAAATGGACAGTCGGAGATCTATGGACCATGCTAGTTGATTATTGTAACAAACGGGAAAAAGGCGAAACAAAGCTCGGTTTCATTTCATGGCTTGTTCCGACTCTCAGTCGGTAG